A window of the Myxococcus fulvus genome harbors these coding sequences:
- a CDS encoding TetR/AcrR family transcriptional regulator yields MGTKEQDARERILRATIICIERDGLDATGIREIAREAQVNSAAISYYFRSKEKLITQALDSTLDQAFTHVLLDFDKLLDEGLAVREAFETLLEDVVGNVGRYPRIAHAHLHDALVHQRYDGPAVQRLNTFLEALSRKLAPATPHLKEARRRLALTQVWSSILLVSMLPRVFDQVLLLDFRTLDTRRAWVKQYTRLLFPS; encoded by the coding sequence ATGGGAACGAAGGAACAGGACGCCCGGGAGCGCATCCTCCGGGCGACCATCATCTGTATCGAGCGCGACGGGCTGGATGCCACCGGCATCCGCGAGATTGCCCGCGAGGCCCAGGTGAACAGCGCCGCCATCAGCTACTACTTCCGCAGCAAGGAGAAGCTCATCACCCAGGCCCTGGACTCCACCCTGGACCAGGCCTTCACCCACGTCCTCCTCGACTTCGACAAGCTCCTCGACGAGGGCCTCGCCGTCCGCGAAGCCTTCGAGACCCTGCTCGAGGACGTCGTCGGCAACGTCGGCCGCTACCCCCGCATCGCCCACGCCCACCTGCACGACGCGCTCGTGCACCAACGCTACGACGGCCCCGCCGTCCAACGCCTCAACACCTTCCTCGAAGCGCTGTCCCGAAAGCTCGCCCCCGCCACACCCCACCTGAAGGAAGCGCGCCGCCGACTCGCGCTCACCCAGGTCTGGTCCTCCATCCTCCTCGTGTCCATGCTCCCCCGCGTCTTCGACCAGGTCCTCCTGCTCGACTTCCGCACCCTCGACACCCGCCGCGCCTGGGTGAAGCAATACACACGGCTGCTCTTCCCCTCCTGA
- a CDS encoding PepSY domain-containing protein, whose product MRQSSKWVACLVLCCSALAWALQPSQPSPLASQAFFKPELYLPVSNVSLDEARSKLKGAAPGAWDDFFARNGRDFHVYLDPLTGMPSAVQGAIPLIPGKGVGNTLTLGSLQQQLGRSTGEVDEAVVADALFKFLSDNEAALGVDLRQLGQPRVKQVSDVLWHVLIPQEVDGIPVRHGKLVATLSHGNMVLLGTEAWSNVTAATRPTLSPEQALTLGGERFGLLETPSTLWQEPTLELAPLAQADAAFGEGYRHQLVWTYGFQNPGEVERWKVTVDAHSGEVLALEDDNHYLDATIKGGIYPLSSTGICPDNTTCGTMQLDTPMPWANTGLAAPNNFTDGAGVFNYSSGNVTTTLAGRYVRVSDTCGSPSTSSATGNLNLGGANNQHDCTTGGGGAGNTPASRSAFYELNRIAELGRGWLPNNTWLQNQLTANVNINSTCNAFWNGSTVNFYRSGGGCRNTGEIAAVFDHEWGHGMDDFDSGGALSNSSEAYADIASIYRLQASCVGYGFFATTNLGCGMTPDGTGYNQNEAQAGGTWCNTRCSGVRDADYLAHANQTPATPQNFVCSRCSSGTGPCGRQVHCAAAPVRQAAWDLVARDLQAAPFNYDSNTAFIIGNKVFYQGSGNVGSWHACNCSAGTSDGCGASHGYMQWLAADDDNGNLNDGTPHMTAIHAAFNRHGIACSTPAPANSGCATGPKTAPTATATPSDGQVALGWNSVPGASEYWVMKTEGYAGCDFGKVRVATVTGTTYTDGEVANGRQYCYSVVPASSSACYGPAAACTCATAGGPCTPPGVATLSTPADGAANVALSPVLDWADVAGATSYEVQVATDAAFGTVVRSATALSNSTWSVTPALTANTQYFWRVRAVSGCGAGGYSAAFRFTTADTTCQPAAAPVLATPANGATGVALSPVLDWGDVTGATSYEVQVATDAGFSSVVRSASTLPASTWSVTPALTAGTQYFWRARAVDACGAGNYSAGFSFTTQTGGGGTCTTPPVATYDATLGTPVCGNGCGCDTGTLVNSRGSQFLAAEPNEPNTLDGCPDGPFGFYHLDESIDRVVLRSVDGGPITPGKQVKVDVTVWCYDATDKLNLYSAPVSGFPLWSTLVTGLQCTGSGAKTFSHTFTVGSSVGQHVLRAQFVEASSPQLSCTFGFYDDNDDVVFGVSAAVASSPTRPQAVQGRAKVTR is encoded by the coding sequence ATGCGTCAATCGTCGAAGTGGGTCGCCTGTCTCGTGCTGTGTTGCAGCGCGCTGGCGTGGGCACTCCAGCCCTCACAACCGAGCCCGTTGGCGAGCCAGGCGTTCTTCAAGCCGGAGCTGTACCTTCCCGTCTCCAACGTGTCCCTGGATGAAGCCCGCTCGAAGCTGAAGGGCGCGGCGCCCGGCGCGTGGGATGACTTCTTCGCCCGCAACGGACGCGACTTCCACGTGTACCTGGACCCGCTGACGGGCATGCCCTCCGCCGTCCAGGGCGCCATCCCCCTCATCCCCGGCAAGGGCGTGGGCAACACCCTCACGCTCGGCTCGCTCCAGCAGCAACTGGGCCGCTCCACCGGTGAGGTCGACGAGGCCGTCGTCGCCGACGCGCTCTTCAAGTTCCTGAGCGACAACGAGGCCGCGCTCGGCGTGGACCTGCGCCAGCTCGGCCAGCCCCGGGTGAAGCAGGTCTCGGACGTGCTGTGGCACGTGCTCATCCCGCAGGAGGTGGACGGCATCCCCGTGCGCCACGGCAAGCTGGTCGCCACGCTCAGCCACGGCAACATGGTGCTCCTGGGCACGGAGGCGTGGAGCAACGTCACCGCAGCCACCCGGCCCACGCTGAGTCCCGAGCAGGCCCTGACGCTCGGCGGTGAGCGCTTCGGCCTCCTGGAGACGCCGAGCACGCTGTGGCAGGAGCCCACGCTGGAGCTCGCCCCCCTGGCCCAGGCCGACGCGGCCTTCGGCGAGGGCTACCGCCACCAGCTCGTCTGGACGTATGGCTTCCAGAACCCCGGCGAGGTGGAGCGCTGGAAGGTGACGGTGGACGCGCACTCCGGCGAGGTGCTCGCGCTCGAGGACGACAACCACTACCTGGACGCCACCATCAAGGGCGGCATCTATCCGTTGAGCAGCACCGGCATCTGCCCCGACAACACCACCTGCGGCACCATGCAGCTGGACACGCCCATGCCCTGGGCGAACACGGGCCTGGCCGCGCCCAACAACTTCACCGACGGCGCCGGCGTCTTCAACTACTCCTCCGGCAACGTCACCACCACGCTGGCCGGCCGCTACGTGCGCGTGAGTGATACGTGCGGCTCGCCCAGCACCAGCTCGGCCACCGGCAACCTCAACCTGGGCGGCGCCAACAACCAGCACGACTGCACCACGGGCGGCGGTGGCGCGGGCAACACGCCGGCCTCCCGCTCCGCCTTCTACGAGCTCAACCGCATCGCCGAGCTGGGCCGCGGCTGGCTGCCCAACAACACGTGGCTGCAGAACCAGCTCACCGCCAACGTGAACATCAACAGCACGTGCAACGCCTTCTGGAACGGCTCCACCGTCAACTTCTACCGCAGCGGCGGCGGCTGCCGGAACACGGGCGAAATCGCGGCCGTGTTCGACCACGAGTGGGGCCACGGCATGGATGACTTCGACTCCGGCGGCGCGCTGAGCAACTCCAGCGAGGCGTACGCGGACATCGCGTCCATCTACCGCCTGCAGGCCTCGTGCGTGGGCTACGGCTTCTTCGCCACGACGAACCTGGGCTGCGGCATGACGCCGGACGGCACGGGCTACAACCAGAACGAGGCGCAGGCGGGCGGGACGTGGTGCAACACCCGCTGCTCCGGCGTGCGCGACGCGGACTACCTGGCGCACGCGAACCAGACGCCGGCCACGCCGCAGAACTTCGTGTGCTCGCGCTGCTCCTCCGGCACCGGCCCCTGCGGCCGTCAGGTGCACTGCGCCGCGGCGCCCGTGCGTCAGGCCGCGTGGGACCTGGTCGCCCGTGACCTGCAGGCCGCGCCGTTCAACTACGACTCCAACACGGCGTTCATCATCGGCAACAAGGTCTTCTACCAGGGCAGCGGCAACGTGGGCTCGTGGCACGCCTGCAACTGCTCGGCGGGCACGTCCGACGGCTGCGGCGCGAGCCACGGCTACATGCAGTGGCTGGCCGCGGACGACGACAACGGCAACCTCAACGACGGCACGCCGCACATGACGGCCATCCACGCGGCCTTCAACCGCCACGGCATCGCCTGCTCCACGCCCGCGCCCGCCAACTCCGGCTGTGCCACGGGCCCGAAGACGGCGCCCACGGCCACCGCCACGCCGAGCGACGGTCAGGTGGCGCTCGGCTGGAACAGCGTGCCCGGCGCCAGCGAGTACTGGGTGATGAAGACGGAGGGCTACGCCGGCTGTGACTTCGGCAAGGTGCGCGTCGCCACCGTCACCGGCACCACGTACACGGATGGCGAAGTCGCCAACGGTCGGCAGTACTGCTACTCGGTCGTCCCCGCCAGCTCCAGCGCCTGCTACGGCCCCGCCGCCGCGTGCACCTGCGCGACGGCCGGCGGTCCGTGCACGCCCCCGGGCGTCGCCACCCTCTCCACCCCGGCGGATGGCGCGGCCAACGTGGCGCTGTCGCCCGTGCTCGACTGGGCGGACGTGGCCGGCGCGACGTCGTACGAGGTGCAGGTGGCCACCGACGCGGCCTTCGGCACCGTGGTGCGCTCGGCGACGGCGCTCTCCAACAGCACCTGGAGCGTGACGCCCGCGCTGACGGCCAACACGCAGTACTTCTGGCGCGTGCGCGCGGTGAGCGGCTGCGGCGCCGGCGGCTACAGCGCGGCCTTCCGCTTCACCACCGCGGACACCACCTGTCAGCCCGCGGCGGCCCCCGTGCTCGCCACGCCGGCCAACGGCGCGACGGGCGTCGCGCTGTCACCCGTGCTCGACTGGGGGGATGTGACGGGCGCGACGTCCTACGAGGTGCAGGTGGCCACCGACGCGGGCTTCTCCAGCGTGGTGCGCTCGGCCTCGACGCTCCCCGCCAGCACCTGGAGCGTGACGCCCGCGCTGACGGCCGGCACGCAGTACTTCTGGCGGGCGCGCGCGGTGGATGCGTGCGGCGCGGGCAACTACAGCGCGGGCTTCAGCTTCACCACCCAGACGGGCGGAGGCGGCACGTGCACCACGCCGCCCGTGGCCACATACGACGCCACGCTCGGCACGCCCGTCTGCGGCAACGGCTGTGGTTGTGACACCGGAACGCTGGTCAACAGCCGTGGCAGCCAGTTCCTCGCGGCGGAGCCGAACGAGCCCAACACGCTGGATGGTTGCCCGGATGGTCCGTTCGGCTTCTACCACCTGGACGAGAGCATCGACCGCGTGGTGCTGCGCAGCGTGGACGGCGGGCCCATTACGCCGGGCAAGCAGGTCAAGGTGGACGTGACGGTGTGGTGCTACGACGCCACGGACAAGCTCAACCTCTACTCCGCCCCCGTGTCCGGCTTCCCGCTCTGGTCCACGCTCGTCACCGGCCTGCAGTGCACGGGCAGCGGCGCGAAGACCTTCAGCCACACCTTCACGGTGGGCAGCAGCGTGGGCCAGCACGTCCTGCGGGCCCAGTTCGTGGAGGCGTCCAGCCCGCAGCTGAGCTGCACCTTCGGCTTCTACGATGACAACGACGACGTCGTGTTCGGAGTCTCCGCCGCCGTCGCGTCCAGCCCCACCCGGCCCCAGGCCGTGCAGGGCCGCGCGAAGGTGACTCGCTGA
- a CDS encoding AHH domain-containing protein, with amino-acid sequence MDERGGVYRFDVRTRQVTPVGAGGHLEGDGADAEMTRAYLRWCERTGQSGDCLRLLVGRSTVDGDGRYALALALAHGAVLDEMWEAFEDMADPRAMVAAAMWTGTLYLVLWTVPEPVSKGLAAVMTASLIAYVGVDTFWSLVAGFQRLMAAVDRAHTFDELREAGESYGRVMGRNAARAFAMLATVAIGNTAAGFAGRVPSLPGSAQASVQASAKAGIALSAVAEVRAVAMVGEVVTLAVSTGAVSAMAQGGGAVGPVDSAGHDHHIATDKWWESIRDDGPWSPKFEEVFDKAGMSLNDPANIVKVAGHKGPHPREYHQRILDRLNSAMRDCGTMSQCRDALTRELKALARQISSEGTRLNKLVTRQE; translated from the coding sequence ATGGACGAGCGGGGTGGGGTGTACCGCTTCGATGTGCGCACTCGGCAGGTGACGCCGGTAGGGGCTGGTGGCCATCTGGAGGGAGATGGCGCGGACGCGGAGATGACGCGCGCCTACTTGCGGTGGTGTGAGCGCACGGGCCAGTCCGGAGACTGTCTGCGGCTGTTGGTGGGGCGCTCCACGGTGGATGGGGATGGGCGCTATGCGCTGGCCCTGGCGCTCGCGCATGGCGCGGTGCTGGATGAAATGTGGGAAGCCTTCGAGGACATGGCGGACCCCCGCGCGATGGTGGCGGCGGCGATGTGGACGGGGACGCTGTATCTCGTCTTGTGGACAGTGCCCGAGCCGGTGTCGAAAGGGCTGGCCGCGGTGATGACGGCCTCATTGATTGCGTATGTGGGGGTGGACACGTTCTGGAGCCTGGTGGCGGGCTTCCAACGGTTGATGGCGGCGGTGGACAGGGCCCACACCTTCGACGAGTTGCGCGAGGCGGGCGAGAGCTACGGGCGCGTCATGGGCCGCAACGCGGCGAGGGCCTTCGCCATGCTCGCGACGGTGGCCATCGGGAACACTGCGGCGGGCTTCGCGGGGCGAGTGCCGAGTCTACCGGGGTCTGCGCAGGCGTCTGTGCAGGCGAGCGCGAAGGCGGGCATCGCACTCTCGGCAGTGGCTGAGGTGAGGGCTGTGGCGATGGTGGGCGAGGTCGTCACCCTGGCGGTGAGCACCGGCGCGGTGTCGGCGATGGCGCAGGGAGGCGGCGCTGTCGGGCCCGTGGATTCAGCGGGGCATGATCACCACATCGCCACGGACAAGTGGTGGGAGTCCATCCGTGATGACGGACCCTGGTCGCCCAAGTTCGAAGAAGTCTTCGACAAGGCAGGCATGTCCCTGAATGACCCCGCCAACATCGTGAAGGTGGCTGGGCACAAGGGGCCACATCCTCGGGAATACCATCAGCGCATTCTCGACCGGCTGAACTCCGCGATGCGGGACTGCGGAACGATGTCCCAGTGCCGGGACGCATTGACGAGAGAACTCAAGGCGCTTGCCCGGCAGATCAGCTCGGAAGGAACGAGGCTCAACAAGCTGGTGACCCGTCAGGAATGA
- a CDS encoding DUF4345 domain-containing protein, whose protein sequence is MRNRVTQVVLLVVGAVGGVIGAALLFTPQAFHGWSGIDHGGQVSLLSEVRAPGGALLACGLLIMAGGVWSRLTFTSLAVSTTLYLSYGVSRLLSLAVDGTPAPELVAAMVAELVIGGLCAVLWSKSSQPLVRAESLPGT, encoded by the coding sequence ATGCGAAACCGGGTGACGCAGGTGGTGTTGCTGGTCGTGGGCGCAGTCGGGGGGGTGATTGGCGCGGCGTTGTTGTTCACGCCGCAGGCGTTCCATGGGTGGAGTGGAATCGACCATGGGGGGCAGGTGAGTCTGTTGAGCGAGGTGCGCGCGCCGGGAGGGGCGTTGCTGGCGTGTGGGCTGCTCATCATGGCCGGCGGAGTCTGGAGCCGGCTGACGTTCACGTCGCTGGCGGTGTCGACGACGCTGTACCTGTCCTATGGCGTGTCACGGCTGTTGAGCCTGGCCGTGGACGGCACGCCGGCGCCGGAGCTGGTCGCGGCGATGGTGGCGGAGCTGGTGATTGGTGGGCTCTGCGCGGTGCTGTGGTCGAAGAGCTCGCAGCCGCTGGTGCGCGCGGAGTCGCTCCCGGGGACTTGA
- a CDS encoding imm11 family protein — protein sequence MRVPVARAGRALDFSLTGLAVPIVHVRVAELLTQLAPEEVQVIPVEVPGHPEQYSILVATKLIECIDDTASREVERWTAEDGRPEKVGQYRDVDGLKIDPSKVGDAKLFRTWGWSVALIVSEDLKLALEALGVTGMRFTEV from the coding sequence TTGAGGGTACCTGTCGCTCGCGCAGGTCGAGCGCTCGACTTCTCGCTGACGGGCCTCGCGGTGCCCATCGTCCACGTCCGAGTGGCGGAATTGCTCACGCAGCTGGCACCCGAGGAGGTGCAGGTCATCCCCGTGGAGGTTCCAGGGCACCCCGAGCAGTACAGCATCCTCGTGGCGACGAAGCTCATCGAGTGCATCGACGACACGGCGTCCCGGGAAGTGGAGCGGTGGACGGCCGAGGATGGAAGGCCCGAGAAGGTGGGCCAGTACCGGGACGTGGACGGGCTGAAAATCGACCCGTCGAAAGTGGGGGATGCGAAGCTCTTCCGGACCTGGGGCTGGTCCGTGGCGCTCATCGTCTCCGAGGACCTCAAGCTCGCGCTGGAAGCGCTCGGTGTCACGGGGATGCGCTTCACCGAGGTCTGA
- a CDS encoding imm11 family protein gives MTKRFFELAPDMSLPGRCSLGIPTDMSGREVEDPWVFKKGRRIESPGWLRIPVDVPGKVFDFTLAGISTPVVHVRVATLLTELAPEEVQVIPVEIPGHAEQYSILVATRLIECIDDTSSREVERWMEEDGRPEKVGHYRDVDGLRIDTSKVGDAKLFRTWGWSVALIVSEDLKLALEALGVTGMRFTEV, from the coding sequence ATGACGAAACGGTTCTTCGAGCTTGCTCCCGACATGTCGCTCCCTGGGCGATGCTCTCTTGGAATTCCCACGGACATGAGCGGCCGCGAGGTCGAAGACCCCTGGGTGTTCAAGAAGGGCCGTCGCATCGAGAGCCCAGGTTGGTTGCGGATTCCCGTGGACGTTCCAGGCAAGGTCTTCGACTTCACCCTCGCCGGGATCTCGACACCCGTCGTCCACGTTCGCGTGGCGACGCTGCTCACGGAACTGGCACCCGAGGAGGTGCAGGTCATCCCCGTGGAGATTCCAGGGCATGCCGAGCAGTACAGCATCCTCGTGGCGACGCGGCTCATCGAGTGCATCGACGATACGTCGTCCCGAGAAGTGGAGCGGTGGATGGAGGAGGACGGAAGGCCCGAGAAGGTGGGCCACTACCGGGACGTCGACGGGCTGAGAATCGACACGTCGAAGGTGGGTGACGCGAAGCTCTTCCGGACCTGGGGCTGGTCCGTGGCGCTCATTGTCTCCGAGGACCTCAAGCTCGCGCTGGAAGCGCTTGGTGTCACGGGGATGCGCTTCACCGAGGTCTGA
- a CDS encoding TetR/AcrR family transcriptional regulator, translating into MSSEPPETRTRILAAALHLLETRQGQSVRMSDIAKKAGVSRQAVYLHFSTRAALLIATTLYLDELKDVRARLVPSRTAKSGAERLDAYVGAWADYIPEIRGVAKALMAMADTDEEAAEAWKKRMEDMREGCAAAIEALRTDGTLSPDYTAREASDLLWTLLSVRNWEHLTLERGYSQPRYRDLLLRTARRLFVRTPR; encoded by the coding sequence ATGTCAAGTGAACCGCCGGAGACCCGGACCCGCATCCTCGCGGCCGCGCTGCACCTGTTGGAGACACGTCAGGGGCAGTCCGTCCGGATGAGCGACATCGCGAAGAAGGCCGGGGTCAGCCGTCAGGCCGTCTACCTCCACTTCAGCACCCGGGCCGCCCTGCTCATCGCCACCACGCTCTACCTGGACGAGCTCAAGGACGTGCGAGCGCGCCTGGTCCCCAGCCGCACCGCGAAGAGCGGCGCGGAGCGCCTGGACGCGTACGTCGGCGCCTGGGCCGACTACATCCCGGAGATTCGCGGCGTGGCCAAGGCACTGATGGCCATGGCCGACACCGACGAAGAGGCCGCCGAGGCCTGGAAGAAGCGCATGGAGGACATGCGCGAAGGCTGCGCCGCCGCCATCGAGGCCCTGCGCACCGACGGCACCCTGTCCCCCGACTACACGGCCCGCGAGGCCTCGGATTTGCTCTGGACGCTCCTGTCCGTGCGCAACTGGGAGCACCTCACCCTGGAGCGCGGCTACTCCCAGCCTCGCTACAGGGACCTGCTGCTGCGCACCGCGCGCCGGCTCTTCGTCCGCACACCGCGGTGA